A window of Pyrobaculum aerophilum str. IM2 contains these coding sequences:
- a CDS encoding ATP-binding protein → MKRVKLSLTPGIEVEFVDRELALKKVEEWAERSTRLPKVVFGPEGCGKTAWLRQSAVLLKELGFHVIYVDPLRKYFEAYTDVKEVARRLADAAAKTLGVAEIKLASLVIDLADELIRRRKRKIAILADDVFQAIGLGEAAKYVKALLGIIEYPPRSVEAIVVVVATSEGVTRREIGRHRWADLLPMWNLPKEGFKQLYDQIPGEKPSFEKVWRATGGNPHLLGELYEAKWDVGIVVDKLVERKRLAPGFTAKWRPWLEKAVEDPDALWSPDAPMELIDELEARNLIVYLLSERDSRLWAGEPPPERDAELGIGRRVAWQTPLHREAVRRALGA, encoded by the coding sequence GTGAAGAGGGTCAAGCTATCACTAACTCCCGGCATAGAGGTGGAGTTCGTAGACAGGGAATTAGCCCTCAAGAAAGTAGAAGAGTGGGCGGAGAGGAGCACAAGACTTCCCAAAGTCGTATTCGGCCCAGAGGGCTGTGGTAAAACCGCTTGGCTAAGGCAGTCGGCCGTTCTGCTTAAGGAGCTCGGCTTCCACGTCATTTACGTCGATCCTTTGCGGAAGTACTTCGAAGCGTATACAGACGTGAAGGAGGTGGCTAGGCGTCTGGCAGACGCCGCGGCTAAGACGCTGGGAGTTGCCGAGATCAAGCTCGCCTCCCTCGTCATTGACCTCGCCGACGAGCTGATAAGGCGGAGGAAAAGGAAAATCGCCATACTGGCAGACGACGTCTTCCAGGCAATAGGGCTGGGGGAGGCGGCGAAGTACGTCAAGGCGCTTCTTGGAATTATCGAGTACCCGCCCAGAAGCGTAGAGGCCATAGTAGTAGTGGTAGCGACTAGCGAGGGGGTTACGAGGAGGGAGATCGGGCGGCATAGATGGGCCGATCTGCTACCTATGTGGAACCTGCCGAAAGAGGGGTTTAAGCAACTATACGACCAAATCCCCGGCGAGAAGCCGTCCTTCGAGAAGGTGTGGCGCGCGACCGGAGGCAATCCCCACCTACTGGGCGAGCTCTACGAAGCGAAGTGGGACGTCGGTATTGTCGTAGACAAGCTCGTGGAGAGGAAGAGGCTGGCGCCGGGCTTTACGGCGAAGTGGCGTCCGTGGCTTGAAAAGGCCGTGGAGGACCCAGATGCCCTCTGGAGCCCGGACGCCCCGATGGAGTTAATCGACGAGCTCGAGGCGAGAAATCTCATAGTGTATCTCCTCTCCGAGAGGGACAGCCGCCTCTGGGCTGGGGAGCCCCCACCCGAGAGAGACGCAGAGCTGGGAATAGGCCGGCGAGTCGCTTGGCAGACTCCGCTTCACAGAGAGGCGGTGAGGAGAGCGCTGGGGGCGTGA
- a CDS encoding PaREP1 family protein, producing MLKTRVEIAERNLAEAREYAAKGNPVQASEKLYRAVEECIKALAEKHKTPQLEIVRKRGRWDTWLLGQAATDLSKMLGEERIKHTWAVAYDVHVWASTRLSTE from the coding sequence GTGCTCAAGACGAGAGTTGAAATAGCGGAGAGAAATTTAGCGGAAGCGAGGGAATACGCGGCAAAGGGAAATCCCGTACAGGCGAGCGAGAAGCTCTACAGGGCGGTGGAGGAGTGCATAAAAGCGCTTGCCGAAAAACACAAAACGCCCCAGCTGGAGATTGTTAGAAAAAGGGGGAGGTGGGACACTTGGCTATTAGGCCAAGCGGCGACTGACTTGAGCAAAATGCTCGGCGAGGAGAGGATTAAACACACGTGGGCTGTTGCATACGACGTACATGTGTGGGCCTCCACGAGGCTAAGTACAGAGTAG
- a CDS encoding PaREP1 family protein: MEILERPLPKPSSVDYASARVLEALVEGRLAVEFLERGLVRNAAGKALQAWRALLAALLRLELDKLMKVANTDEERKWLAERAVPRVPTTKMKFLSQMLGEIGYEGLIFATSTALDLHDYQYHGPDPDMVLSKYRSKEEAAYDVLELVAEIVKRVEGLKGRVKWSGELERALEELRERLNQSRSPRGN; the protein is encoded by the coding sequence GTGGAAATACTGGAAAGGCCGCTTCCCAAGCCCTCCAGCGTGGATTACGCCTCTGCCCGCGTTTTAGAGGCTCTCGTGGAGGGGCGTCTGGCCGTGGAGTTTCTTGAAAGAGGCCTAGTGAGAAACGCCGCTGGTAAGGCTCTTCAAGCTTGGAGGGCTCTGCTGGCGGCTTTGCTGAGGCTGGAGCTGGACAAGTTGATGAAAGTGGCGAATACCGACGAGGAGAGGAAGTGGCTTGCGGAGAGGGCAGTGCCGAGAGTGCCCACCACTAAAATGAAATTCCTATCGCAGATGCTAGGAGAAATAGGCTATGAAGGGCTGATTTTTGCAACGAGTACAGCATTAGATCTCCACGACTACCAATACCACGGCCCAGATCCCGACATGGTCCTCTCAAAATATAGGAGCAAGGAAGAGGCCGCCTACGACGTTCTAGAACTTGTCGCGGAGATTGTCAAGAGAGTCGAGGGGCTAAAGGGGAGAGTCAAGTGGAGCGGCGAGTTGGAGAGAGCGCTGGAGGAGCTCAGAGAGAGGCTGAACCAGAGCCGCTCCCCAAGGGGCAATTAA
- a CDS encoding glycosyltransferase family 2 protein, whose amino-acid sequence MFFELGLALAALHFGVPLGYYAVAKRWLRKDWGIKEDGGYRPKISVIIPTYNEAEHIAQRLENVAQSYPRDKLEVVVVDGASTDGTAEIAEKWAEKAGVDVKVVREERREGKAKSLNRALGLATGEVVVIADADALWAPDALRRAVAKLADPSVGAVSCVKRPIGGPGIEEGYRGFYNALRVAESKAWSTPIFHGELAAFKREALEAVGGFPTDIGADDSHTATLIALRGLRAIVADDVLCVETVPEEGYHAWRIRRAQHLIQHFAKAVPLLRKAPRPFRAVLAAEAYLHLVNPWMFAGAVAALTVSAAAGSWPALAALALGVALLAYKPYKTWATAQAYLMAAAVKNLRTKELVWEKQKKNTKQ is encoded by the coding sequence ATGTTCTTCGAGCTGGGGCTGGCCCTAGCCGCGTTACACTTCGGCGTTCCCCTGGGGTACTACGCAGTCGCCAAGAGGTGGCTGAGGAAGGACTGGGGCATAAAAGAAGACGGGGGCTACCGGCCGAAAATCAGCGTGATAATACCGACGTATAACGAGGCGGAGCACATAGCCCAGAGGCTGGAGAACGTGGCCCAGAGCTACCCCAGGGACAAGCTGGAGGTCGTCGTAGTCGACGGCGCGTCGACAGACGGCACGGCGGAAATCGCCGAGAAGTGGGCGGAGAAAGCCGGAGTCGACGTGAAAGTGGTGAGGGAGGAGCGTAGGGAGGGCAAGGCCAAGTCCCTGAACCGAGCGCTGGGGCTGGCGACTGGCGAGGTGGTGGTGATAGCAGACGCCGACGCCCTGTGGGCCCCAGACGCCTTGAGAAGGGCCGTGGCAAAGCTGGCAGATCCCTCAGTGGGAGCCGTGTCTTGCGTCAAGAGGCCCATCGGCGGGCCGGGGATAGAAGAGGGATACCGCGGCTTTTACAACGCGCTGAGGGTGGCGGAGAGCAAGGCGTGGTCTACGCCAATATTCCACGGAGAGCTGGCCGCGTTTAAGAGGGAGGCGCTGGAGGCTGTGGGCGGGTTCCCTACAGACATCGGCGCAGACGACAGCCACACGGCCACGCTCATCGCGTTGAGAGGGCTGAGGGCAATTGTGGCCGACGACGTCCTCTGCGTGGAGACAGTGCCCGAGGAGGGCTACCACGCCTGGAGAATAAGGCGGGCCCAGCACTTAATACAACACTTCGCCAAGGCGGTCCCCCTACTGCGCAAGGCCCCGCGGCCCTTCAGAGCCGTGCTTGCGGCCGAGGCGTATTTGCACTTGGTCAACCCCTGGATGTTCGCCGGCGCGGTCGCCGCGCTGACGGTCTCCGCGGCCGCGGGCTCTTGGCCCGCCCTCGCGGCCCTCGCGCTCGGCGTCGCGCTACTCGCCTACAAGCCCTACAAGACGTGGGCAACCGCCCAGGCGTACCTGATGGCCGCCGCCGTCAAAAACCTCAGGACAAAAGAACTGGTGTGGGAAAAGCAGAAGAAAAATACGAAACAATGA
- a CDS encoding DUF2283 domain-containing protein has translation MNKRAYYDRADAPYLLKEDQAGDAIEAGEDIFVKLDEKGVVGVEIWRASDLLEPTTALKPTTAKI, from the coding sequence ATGAATAAGCGCGCATACTACGACCGAGCGGACGCCCCCTACTTGTTAAAAGAAGACCAGGCTGGGGACGCCATAGAGGCCGGCGAAGATATATTCGTCAAGCTGGACGAGAAGGGGGTCGTAGGCGTTGAGATCTGGCGCGCGTCAGATCTACTGGAGCCAACAACGGCGTTGAAACCCACTACGGCAAAGATATAA
- a CDS encoding PaREP1 family protein, whose translation MEILERPLPKPSSVDYASARVLEALVEGRLAVEFLERGLVRNAAGKAFQAWRALLAALLRLELDKLMNIAKTEEERRWLAERAVPRVPTTKMVSLSYMLEEAGHWGLSAWTALALDLHDYQYHGPDPDMALSKYRSKEEAAQAVLKLVTEIAKRAEGLRGRVKWGNELEKALGGLREKLGA comes from the coding sequence GTGGAAATACTGGAAAGGCCGCTTCCCAAGCCCTCCAGCGTGGATTACGCCTCTGCCCGCGTTTTAGAGGCTCTCGTGGAGGGGCGTCTGGCCGTGGAGTTTCTTGAAAGAGGCCTAGTGAGAAACGCGGCGGGCAAGGCCTTTCAGGCTTGGAGGGCTCTGCTGGCGGCTTTGCTGAGGCTGGAGCTGGACAAGTTGATGAATATCGCCAAGACTGAAGAAGAAAGGCGCTGGCTTGCGGAGAGGGCAGTGCCGAGAGTGCCCACCACTAAAATGGTGTCTCTATCGTACATGCTGGAAGAGGCTGGCCACTGGGGGCTATCCGCGTGGACCGCCTTGGCGTTAGATCTCCACGACTACCAATACCACGGCCCAGATCCCGACATGGCCCTTTCAAAATATAGGAGCAAGGAAGAGGCCGCCCAGGCTGTTTTAAAGCTAGTCACAGAAATAGCCAAAAGGGCCGAGGGGCTGAGGGGGAGGGTTAAGTGGGGCAACGAGCTTGAGAAAGCCCTCGGCGGGCTCAGGGAAAAACTCGGCGCGTGA
- a CDS encoding ATP-binding protein has translation MKRIRLPLVPGVVVEFADRELALKKVEEWARGGTAAVQLVFGPEGCGKTAWLRQSAEVLRELGFDVIYVNPLERDYLAYIDLKEVARRLAEHSGIAEVKLADLAIQLAKYAIKKRKRKMAVLADDVFQAIGVDKAASYVKWMLSVIEYPPGEYENIVAVVATSEGVTRREIGGHRWASPRPMWNMAREGFKQLYEQIPGEKPPFEEAWRLTGGNPKLLGELYGAKWDVDKVLKELADRKRINAFVATLGEEERELLRRALDDPDVLFTKEGIPLMDRLVDMNLIVDTLPERDSWFWAGEPPPKRDVELGIGRRVAWQTPLHREAVRRALEST, from the coding sequence GTGAAGAGGATACGGCTCCCCCTAGTTCCTGGCGTCGTGGTGGAGTTCGCCGATAGAGAACTGGCGTTGAAAAAAGTGGAGGAGTGGGCCCGGGGCGGGACTGCTGCTGTGCAGTTGGTGTTCGGCCCCGAGGGTTGCGGCAAGACAGCATGGCTGAGACAATCGGCGGAGGTTCTGAGGGAGTTGGGTTTTGACGTAATTTACGTAAACCCTCTGGAGAGGGATTACCTGGCGTATATAGATCTCAAGGAGGTGGCGAGGAGACTGGCTGAGCATAGCGGCATAGCGGAAGTGAAGCTAGCCGACTTGGCAATACAGCTGGCCAAGTACGCCATTAAGAAGAGGAAGAGGAAAATGGCAGTGTTGGCCGACGATGTTTTTCAAGCAATTGGCGTCGACAAAGCTGCCTCTTACGTCAAGTGGATGCTCAGCGTAATTGAATACCCGCCGGGGGAGTATGAAAACATAGTGGCAGTTGTGGCCACAAGCGAGGGGGTGACCAGGAGGGAGATAGGAGGGCATAGGTGGGCTAGCCCAAGGCCGATGTGGAATATGGCGAGGGAGGGCTTTAAACAGCTATACGAGCAGATACCGGGCGAAAAGCCGCCGTTTGAAGAGGCGTGGAGACTTACAGGGGGAAACCCCAAATTGTTAGGAGAGCTGTACGGGGCAAAGTGGGACGTCGACAAGGTGTTGAAAGAGCTGGCGGACAGAAAGAGGATAAACGCTTTCGTTGCAACGCTGGGCGAGGAGGAGAGGGAGCTCTTAAGGCGCGCCCTCGACGATCCCGATGTCCTATTCACTAAGGAGGGGATTCCGCTGATGGACAGGCTAGTAGATATGAACCTAATAGTGGACACTCTGCCGGAGCGCGACTCCTGGTTCTGGGCAGGTGAGCCTCCGCCCAAGAGAGACGTGGAGCTGGGGATCGGCCGACGAGTCGCCTGGCAGACGCCGCTCCACCGGGAGGCCGTAAGAAGAGCTTTGGAGAGCACATAA
- a CDS encoding DUF2283 domain-containing protein, translating into MVRRVQYDPEADILYILLREGPVEDTIEAGEDVFIELDEKGEVIGIEIWRASNVLESITQTIAARIRQELAR; encoded by the coding sequence ATGGTGAGGCGCGTGCAGTACGACCCAGAAGCCGACATCCTCTACATACTTCTGAGGGAAGGCCCCGTGGAGGACACGATAGAGGCCGGCGAGGACGTGTTCATCGAGCTGGACGAAAAGGGGGAGGTAATAGGTATAGAGATATGGCGCGCGTCGAACGTGCTTGAGTCTATAACGCAGACAATAGCGGCGAGAATAAGACAAGAGCTAGCGCGGTGA
- a CDS encoding glycosyltransferase family 4 protein gives MRILMISPTYYPHVGGVEYVVKAVAERLAKLGHEVTVLAGEPAAERPREEEIKGVRVVRWPTWSPGGAYHLPRRRSELKEAARQMASESDVAYIHSAHAVFTVYAGLAAAGRTRAIFTPHYHGGGHTPLRKALWLFWRRAVGKLVKTADAVHAVSRAEARRVATHYPEASAKIKVVPNGVEEDVLRRRWAGRESDYAVYAGRLERYKRVDRAMELANRLGLRLLVIGDGPDKPRLEKIAAKYGAEIRGFLPREEYLSAVAGARYAINLSEAEAYSVFIAEALAMGVPSIVSRAIAENLEAQGEAVAEGVYLVRKAEIKTWDEVVGELLRL, from the coding sequence ATGCGTATTTTGATGATCTCGCCTACATACTACCCCCACGTGGGCGGCGTGGAGTACGTAGTCAAGGCTGTGGCCGAGAGGCTGGCCAAGCTGGGGCACGAGGTGACGGTTCTGGCAGGGGAGCCAGCCGCTGAGAGGCCGCGGGAAGAGGAGATAAAAGGAGTTAGGGTGGTGAGGTGGCCCACTTGGAGCCCGGGCGGGGCCTACCACTTGCCGAGAAGGCGGAGCGAGTTAAAAGAGGCCGCAAGGCAGATGGCCTCTGAGTCTGACGTTGCGTACATCCACAGCGCCCACGCCGTCTTTACTGTATACGCAGGCCTCGCCGCCGCCGGGAGGACAAGGGCCATCTTCACGCCCCACTACCACGGCGGGGGGCATACGCCCTTGAGAAAGGCGCTCTGGCTTTTCTGGCGCCGCGCAGTGGGCAAGCTGGTAAAGACGGCAGACGCAGTGCACGCAGTCAGCAGGGCGGAGGCCAGGAGGGTCGCGACCCACTACCCCGAGGCATCGGCGAAGATAAAAGTGGTGCCAAACGGCGTGGAGGAAGACGTCCTCCGCCGCAGGTGGGCCGGGCGTGAGAGCGACTACGCCGTATACGCGGGGAGGCTTGAGAGGTATAAGAGAGTGGACAGGGCCATGGAGCTTGCTAATAGACTGGGCTTGAGGCTACTCGTTATCGGCGACGGCCCCGATAAGCCGCGCCTGGAGAAAATCGCCGCTAAATACGGCGCCGAGATTAGGGGCTTCCTCCCCCGCGAGGAGTACTTAAGCGCAGTCGCCGGCGCTAGATATGCGATAAACCTCAGCGAGGCCGAGGCGTACAGCGTGTTTATAGCGGAGGCGCTGGCCATGGGCGTCCCCTCAATTGTCAGCAGGGCCATCGCGGAGAACCTAGAGGCCCAAGGCGAGGCGGTGGCTGAAGGGGTATATTTAGTCAGAAAAGCCGAGATAAAGACGTGGGACGAAGTAGTGGGAGAGCTTTTGAGGCTTTAA
- a CDS encoding glycosyltransferase family 4 protein, translated as MRILVVAERYWPEGGGGELATHLIIGLLRGEAEITVVTGTPRPERVKGVNYIYEPLLRRGEKAVLWANAVRLAGTKRFRELLRQHDAVYIPRYAFPVVPAAAKMGKKTVVHLHGYALLSYTAVVLAPYERRRVALDDLRIECRKGVVHCATAAALWWLPKLARKWIRQADEVICVSKRQAQIIADAAPELREKVRVVYNPRPPEEVEKRLSEVPTFIYAGGDSRIKGLPAVIRTIALLGKRGLRTRVVLTNNYGEKTRRALEALAARYPAVEVKLTGRAGRGELARLHAEAWALLAPSIWEEPLPYAVLEAAAWATMPVASAVGGIPEITAGTPAEKYTVDLREVPQKALELAQSDPREVLKDAEKTREEVRRRFSPQEAVKRLLEAFV; from the coding sequence GTGAGAATACTGGTAGTAGCCGAGAGGTACTGGCCGGAGGGAGGGGGAGGGGAGCTGGCGACTCACCTCATAATAGGCCTCCTCAGGGGAGAGGCGGAGATAACAGTAGTCACGGGCACCCCCAGGCCCGAGCGAGTCAAAGGAGTAAATTACATATACGAGCCGCTTTTGAGGAGGGGGGAAAAGGCCGTGCTCTGGGCCAACGCCGTGAGGCTGGCCGGCACGAAGAGGTTCAGAGAATTATTGAGACAACACGACGCGGTCTACATCCCGAGATACGCATTCCCAGTTGTACCCGCCGCGGCCAAGATGGGGAAGAAAACCGTAGTCCACCTACACGGCTACGCCCTGCTGTCATACACGGCTGTTGTGCTAGCGCCCTATGAGAGGCGCAGAGTAGCGCTAGACGACTTGCGCATTGAGTGCCGAAAGGGCGTTGTACACTGCGCAACTGCCGCGGCCCTGTGGTGGCTGCCCAAGTTGGCCAGGAAGTGGATAAGACAAGCCGACGAAGTCATATGCGTGTCGAAAAGACAAGCCCAGATAATAGCGGATGCGGCCCCAGAGCTGAGGGAAAAGGTGAGAGTGGTGTACAACCCCCGCCCCCCAGAGGAGGTGGAGAAGAGGCTGAGCGAAGTGCCCACTTTTATTTACGCGGGGGGAGACAGCCGCATTAAAGGCCTCCCCGCCGTAATTAGGACAATCGCCCTCCTCGGAAAACGCGGACTCCGGACAAGGGTAGTGCTGACGAATAACTACGGCGAGAAAACCCGCCGGGCGCTGGAAGCGCTGGCGGCCCGCTACCCAGCCGTGGAGGTAAAGCTCACGGGCAGGGCGGGCAGAGGGGAGCTGGCGAGGCTACACGCAGAGGCCTGGGCGCTCCTCGCCCCGTCAATATGGGAAGAGCCCCTCCCGTACGCAGTATTAGAGGCGGCGGCTTGGGCCACTATGCCAGTGGCGTCGGCCGTGGGGGGAATACCCGAGATAACCGCGGGAACCCCCGCGGAGAAATACACCGTAGACCTCCGGGAAGTACCCCAAAAGGCCCTGGAGCTCGCCCAGAGCGACCCCCGCGAAGTGTTAAAAGACGCAGAAAAGACTAGAGAGGAAGTGAGGCGGAGGTTCAGCCCCCAAGAGGCCGTCAAGAGGCTACTCGAGGCGTTTGTATAG